Proteins encoded together in one Desulfovibrio sp. window:
- a CDS encoding DMT family protein: protein MNVPVPVATVGLLLFSNVFMTFAWYGHLRYKGAALPVVILISWGLAFFEYLLQVPANRIGYGHFSAAELKTIQEIISLSVFMIFSTLWLHEPMRWNHAVGFGLIVLAAWVIFKEW from the coding sequence ATGAACGTACCCGTTCCTGTGGCCACCGTGGGCCTTCTACTTTTTTCCAACGTCTTCATGACCTTTGCCTGGTACGGGCATCTGCGCTACAAGGGTGCGGCCCTGCCCGTAGTGATCCTGATCAGCTGGGGTCTGGCTTTTTTCGAATACCTGCTGCAGGTACCCGCCAACCGCATCGGCTACGGACATTTTTCGGCAGCAGAACTGAAGACTATTCAGGAAATCATTTCCCTGAGCGTTTTCATGATTTTTTCCACCTTGTGGCTGCATGAACCCATGCGCTGGAACCACGCCGTGGGCTTTGGGCTTATTGTGCTGGCCGCGTGGGTCATTTTCAAGGAGTGGTAG